In Actinomycetes bacterium, the DNA window CACCAGTGGCTGGAGGCGATCAACTCGTGTTCGGCTCGAGTCACTGCCACGTAGGCCAGCCGGTCCTCATCCAGCCGATGTTCCTCAGCGCACGCCTCCCGATAGTCCTTCTCATCCGCGGTGGTGGAATCGGCTGCGGGGAAGCCCAGTTTCCGGCCCACGTCCGGTTCATCGGGGGCTACCGGCGGGATGGCACGACTACTCGTGGCCCAGCGACCACCGCGCATGCTCGTGGGGAACTGCTTATCCCGCAGGAACGGCAATACGACTACCGGGAATTCCAAACCTTTCGCCGCATGCACCGTCATGACTCGTACCCCGTCACCACTGGGCACCTCTCGTGAGCCGGGACTGTCATCGAATCGCTGGCAGTCCGCAAGGTAGGCGACAAACTCCCCCAGCGAACGACCACCGCTTAGTGAACGGAATTGCCGCGCCAGCTCCAACAACCCAATCAGCGGCTGCGGCAATCGTCCAGACCCCGGCGGAATGATCAGTGGCGCTAGGAGCTCAATGACTTCTGCGACGATCTCAGCGACCGGACGCTCCCGAAACTTCCCCAACAAGTCGAGTTCTGCCAAGAAGGCGGCGAATCGCTGCCGACCCACCGCTGAGTACTGGTAGAGGTCAGCTGGGCCGGGATCGGATACCGCGTCCAGGAGCGACACCTCCACACTCGACCCGGTCGCTTGCTCGGTCAGCCACGCAGCGCGACGACCCAGCAGCGCCAGATCACGCGGCCCCACCCGCCAACGCGGGCCGCTGAGTTGATGCACTAACTCCGGGTTCGCGTACGGGTCAACCAGCAACTTCAACAGGTCGGTCACCCAAACAACTTCCGGGGTGGCCAACAGTTCCTGCTTAGAGGCAATCTGCAGCGGTAGACCCCGTTCCCGCAGTTCAGCGGTTACTGCCGCAGCCTGACTGTTGGTACGGCACAACACGGCAATATCGGCGGAGCGTCGTTTGGTTATTTGCTCCGTGATTTGCTCCCCGACCCACGCCAGTTCGTCCGCTTCAGTAGCCAACAGCGCGCACCGCAACGCAGCGGGCTGCGCGTCGGTAGCCGGCACTAGCGGCTGCACTTGGTGATGTAGCTGTTGCAGTTCGGCAGCAATCAGATTGGCTGCAGTCAACACCTCCGGACCGGAACGTCGGTTGATTGTCAGGTTGTAAGCCGCGGCGGGTTGCTGATCGGCTCGCGGGAAGTGATGTTGGAACTCATCGATATTGGTCACGCTAGCCCCACGCCAACCGTAGATCGCCTGACAGGGGTCGCCGACTGCAGTGACCGGATGCCCCTCCCCGAAGATGTCTTGCAGGAAGCAGCGTTGCACCCGCGAGGTGTCTTGGTATTCATCCAACAGCACCACACCGAATCGCTGCCGCAGCCGCTGTCGCACCAGCGGAATGGCACGGATGAGCTCCGCCGCGAGCCGTTGAATATCAGCGAAGTCGAGGTATTCACCTGCAATCTTGCTGTCACGTAGTTGATCCACCAAGCGACTCAGCCGAATGCGTTCCGCAGCCGCCTCCGACACCGAACTACGGATGGAGTCAGGAGCGCTCCCGGTCGCCATCAGTTGCAGCAGTTCTTGGTCGAACTCACGCAGTTCGGCAGTATCGGTATCCAGATTGGCTAGGGCGTCGTCCATCGCCAGTATTTTTCCGGCGAGGCCCACTACCGAACCGGTCAACCCGGTAGCGTCAGCGGGCTGACAGGCAACCCGGTAGGCCAACCGACTGCGCTGAGCGTCGGTGAGCAGCTGCG includes these proteins:
- a CDS encoding ATP-dependent helicase, with the translated sequence MTNQNRDGSASDGPALQRPEQLSQLFRLSYSQEQLAAATAELAPQLIVAGAGTGKTAVMAARVVWLVGSGALPPGQVLGLTFTNKAAAELRSRVRRGLELLPGNRSADELEPTVLTYDAFARRVLNEFGALLGVEEEAQLLTDAQRSRLAYRVACQPADATGLTGSVVGLAGKILAMDDALANLDTDTAELREFDQELLQLMATGSAPDSIRSSVSEAAAERIRLSRLVDQLRDSKIAGEYLDFADIQRLAAELIRAIPLVRQRLRQRFGVVLLDEYQDTSRVQRCFLQDIFGEGHPVTAVGDPCQAIYGWRGASVTNIDEFQHHFPRADQQPAAAYNLTINRRSGPEVLTAANLIAAELQQLHHQVQPLVPATDAQPAALRCALLATEADELAWVGEQITEQITKRRSADIAVLCRTNSQAAAVTAELRERGLPLQIASKQELLATPEVVWVTDLLKLLVDPYANPELVHQLSGPRWRVGPRDLALLGRRAAWLTEQATGSSVEVSLLDAVSDPGPADLYQYSAVGRQRFAAFLAELDLLGKFRERPVAEIVAEVIELLAPLIIPPGSGRLPQPLIGLLELARQFRSLSGGRSLGEFVAYLADCQRFDDSPGSREVPSGDGVRVMTVHAAKGLEFPVVVLPFLRDKQFPTSMRGGRWATSSRAIPPVAPDEPDVGRKLGFPAADSTTADEKDYREACAEEHRLDEDRLAYVAVTRAEHELIASSHWWGDQQKPREPSPYLLRIAQACRETGGVIDTWQDEPGDDPRAVGPDQPLITWPATSLADEAVSLADEVNRTLTQLQQDPEVANQLLAGPWQDEIEGLLRLRQAERDTAALVRLPEVLSVSRLLQWRKDPERFLADLIRPMPTRPSAAAERGTQFHAYVEQRMGQQELFDLADWMGDETEAAQNREFEELFAQTRFAEMEPAAVEHSFVIETAGVVLTGRIDAVFRCDHADFDWEVVDWKTGSLKRADPQQLSVYQAAWAAATGSPPERIRGVFVQLDDGSERVFDDLPAVDVPELVFPVTE